In a single window of the Archocentrus centrarchus isolate MPI-CPG fArcCen1 unplaced genomic scaffold, fArcCen1 scaffold_42_ctg1, whole genome shotgun sequence genome:
- the LOC115777066 gene encoding transcription factor 7-like 1-B isoform X2, with amino-acid sequence MPQLRREDGDDLGAGDDLGASDELIAFQDEGEQEEKRNVSAERDLDDVKSSLVNESETNSSSDSEADRRPKPRPDVESRARRSRLCEEALRKQDAGLLQPSPYVGYPFFMFPDLGNLCSPYLANGALTPSARTYLPFQWPLLDVPGRASVRDTATPSHLSNSVSMVQHPHVSHLHPLLSYSPEAFSPPRASPGFSPEAGLSRTPACYPVSPGAVSQIPHPLGWLQGQPMYPVAGGFTPAALAMNASMSGLVSSGFSPRLVPAPQSSIARSVIVPTGVKQEPEGDSVGGDSSVQPRKATPEVKHEGNEDRKPHIKKPLNAFMLYMREERPKVVAMCKVKESSSINQILGQRWHSLTKEEQAKYYELARQERLLHAKLYPGWSARDNYGKKKKRKRAKMEMKLEVAATAPSDDFPLQLKRPRISVCAEETPLHTQATHTRPHLTQPHSISHLTHTHLSQASPASSLDSPATPTTALASPAAPASTHTEHTHSSSFGGHTSPYPEQLQPLSLTTKPQRPPLSLNRGAVTTGPSSETLASSPPPPRPPTLRCQPFLAPPPTSSSSHGALTQQRRRTNQP; translated from the exons ATGCCGCAGCTGCGCAGGGAGGACGGGGACGACCTGGGAGCCGGGGACGACCTGGGGGCCAGCGACGAGCTGATCGCGTTCCAGGACGAAGGGGAGCAGGAGGAGAAGCGCAACGTGTCCGCCGAGCGCGACCTGGACGACGTCAAGTCCTCTCTGGTCAACGAGTCCGAGACGAACAGCAGCTCGGACTCGGAG GCAGACAGGCGCCCCAAGCCCCGTCCAGATGTGGAGAGCAGGGCCAGACGGAGCCGGCTGTGCGAGGAAG CGCTGAGGAAGCAGGACGCAGGGCTCCTCCAGCCGTCGCCCTACGTCGGGTACCCGTTCTTCATGTTCCCCGACCTCGGGAACCTCTGCAGCCCCTACCTCGCCAACGGAGCGCTGACGCCGAGCGCGCGGACG taccTGCCGTTTCAGTGGCCGCTGCTCGACGTCCCAGGAAGAGCTTCAGTCCGAGACACAGCGACTCCCTCACACCTG TCCAACAGTGTGTCGATGGTGCAGCACCCCCACGTGTCCCACCTCCACCCACTGCTGTCCTACAGCCCCGAGGCCTTCTCCCCTCCGAGGGCCTCACCTGGTTTCTCTCCTGAAGCAG GGTTGTCCAGGACTCCCGCCTGCTACCCGGTGTCTCCAGGAGCAGTGTCTCAGATCCCCCACCCTCTTGGATGGCT GCAGGGGCAGCCCATGTACCCTGTGGCCGGGGGCTTCACACCTGCAGCGCTCGCCATGAACGCCTCCATGTCAGG TCTGGTGTCGAGTGGGTTCTCTCCTCGTTTGGTTCCCGCCCCTCAGTCGTCCATTGCCCGCTCCGTCATCGTTCCCACGGGCGTCAAGCAGGAACCTGAAGGCGACAGCGTGGGCGGGGACAGCAGCGTTCAGCCGCG GAAGGCGACGCCTGAAGTGAAACACGAGGGCAACGAAGACAGGAAGCCGCACATCAAGAAGCCGCTCAACGCCTTTATGCTGTACATGAGGGAGGAGCGGCCCAAAGTGGTCGCCATGTGCAAAGTGAAGGAGAGCTCGTCCATCAACCAGATCCTGGGACAGAGg TGGCACTCGCTGACGAAGGAGGAGCAGGCCAAATATTACGAACTGGCTCGGCAGGAGAGGCTCCTGCACGCCAAGCTTTACCCCGGCTGGTCCGCCAGAGACAACTAC gggaagaagaagaagaggaagagggcgAAGATGGAGATGAAGCTCGAAG TTGCCGCCACAGCGCCGTCGGACGACTTCCCCCTGCAGCTGAAGAGGCCTCGCATCTCCGTGTGCGCCGAGGAGACACCGCTGCACACACAGGCCACGCACACGCGCCCTCACCTGACACAGCCGCACAGCATCTCCCACCTGACGCACACCCACCTGTCACAGGCCAGCCCCGCCTCCTCCTTGGACTCCCCTGCGACCCCCACCACGGCGCTGGCCTCGCCCGCCGCCCCGGCGTCGACGCACACGGAGCACACGCACTCGTCGTCCTTCGGCGGGCACACGTCACCGTACCCTGAGCAGCTGCAGCCgctctccctcaccaccaaaccCCAGAGGCCGCCGCTGTCTCTGAACCGCGGTGCGGTCACCACGGGGCCCTCCTCCGAAACCCTCGCCTCCTCGCCCCCACCACCACGACCCCCTACTCTGCGCTGCCAGCCTTTCCTGGCCCCGCCTCCTACCTCCTCGAGCTCTCACGGTGCCTTAACTCAGCAGCGCCGAAGAACCAATCAGCCGTGA
- the LOC115777066 gene encoding transcription factor 7-like 1-B isoform X1, with protein MPQLRREDGDDLGAGDDLGASDELIAFQDEGEQEEKRNVSAERDLDDVKSSLVNESETNSSSDSEADRRPKPRPDVESRARRSRLCEEALRKQDAGLLQPSPYVGYPFFMFPDLGNLCSPYLANGALTPSARTYLPFQWPLLDVPGRASVRDTATPSHLSNSVSMVQHPHVSHLHPLLSYSPEAFSPPRASPGFSPEAAGLSRTPACYPVSPGAVSQIPHPLGWLQGQPMYPVAGGFTPAALAMNASMSGLVSSGFSPRLVPAPQSSIARSVIVPTGVKQEPEGDSVGGDSSVQPRKATPEVKHEGNEDRKPHIKKPLNAFMLYMREERPKVVAMCKVKESSSINQILGQRWHSLTKEEQAKYYELARQERLLHAKLYPGWSARDNYGKKKKRKRAKMEMKLEVAATAPSDDFPLQLKRPRISVCAEETPLHTQATHTRPHLTQPHSISHLTHTHLSQASPASSLDSPATPTTALASPAAPASTHTEHTHSSSFGGHTSPYPEQLQPLSLTTKPQRPPLSLNRGAVTTGPSSETLASSPPPPRPPTLRCQPFLAPPPTSSSSHGALTQQRRRTNQP; from the exons ATGCCGCAGCTGCGCAGGGAGGACGGGGACGACCTGGGAGCCGGGGACGACCTGGGGGCCAGCGACGAGCTGATCGCGTTCCAGGACGAAGGGGAGCAGGAGGAGAAGCGCAACGTGTCCGCCGAGCGCGACCTGGACGACGTCAAGTCCTCTCTGGTCAACGAGTCCGAGACGAACAGCAGCTCGGACTCGGAG GCAGACAGGCGCCCCAAGCCCCGTCCAGATGTGGAGAGCAGGGCCAGACGGAGCCGGCTGTGCGAGGAAG CGCTGAGGAAGCAGGACGCAGGGCTCCTCCAGCCGTCGCCCTACGTCGGGTACCCGTTCTTCATGTTCCCCGACCTCGGGAACCTCTGCAGCCCCTACCTCGCCAACGGAGCGCTGACGCCGAGCGCGCGGACG taccTGCCGTTTCAGTGGCCGCTGCTCGACGTCCCAGGAAGAGCTTCAGTCCGAGACACAGCGACTCCCTCACACCTG TCCAACAGTGTGTCGATGGTGCAGCACCCCCACGTGTCCCACCTCCACCCACTGCTGTCCTACAGCCCCGAGGCCTTCTCCCCTCCGAGGGCCTCACCTGGTTTCTCTCCTGAAGCAG CAGGGTTGTCCAGGACTCCCGCCTGCTACCCGGTGTCTCCAGGAGCAGTGTCTCAGATCCCCCACCCTCTTGGATGGCT GCAGGGGCAGCCCATGTACCCTGTGGCCGGGGGCTTCACACCTGCAGCGCTCGCCATGAACGCCTCCATGTCAGG TCTGGTGTCGAGTGGGTTCTCTCCTCGTTTGGTTCCCGCCCCTCAGTCGTCCATTGCCCGCTCCGTCATCGTTCCCACGGGCGTCAAGCAGGAACCTGAAGGCGACAGCGTGGGCGGGGACAGCAGCGTTCAGCCGCG GAAGGCGACGCCTGAAGTGAAACACGAGGGCAACGAAGACAGGAAGCCGCACATCAAGAAGCCGCTCAACGCCTTTATGCTGTACATGAGGGAGGAGCGGCCCAAAGTGGTCGCCATGTGCAAAGTGAAGGAGAGCTCGTCCATCAACCAGATCCTGGGACAGAGg TGGCACTCGCTGACGAAGGAGGAGCAGGCCAAATATTACGAACTGGCTCGGCAGGAGAGGCTCCTGCACGCCAAGCTTTACCCCGGCTGGTCCGCCAGAGACAACTAC gggaagaagaagaagaggaagagggcgAAGATGGAGATGAAGCTCGAAG TTGCCGCCACAGCGCCGTCGGACGACTTCCCCCTGCAGCTGAAGAGGCCTCGCATCTCCGTGTGCGCCGAGGAGACACCGCTGCACACACAGGCCACGCACACGCGCCCTCACCTGACACAGCCGCACAGCATCTCCCACCTGACGCACACCCACCTGTCACAGGCCAGCCCCGCCTCCTCCTTGGACTCCCCTGCGACCCCCACCACGGCGCTGGCCTCGCCCGCCGCCCCGGCGTCGACGCACACGGAGCACACGCACTCGTCGTCCTTCGGCGGGCACACGTCACCGTACCCTGAGCAGCTGCAGCCgctctccctcaccaccaaaccCCAGAGGCCGCCGCTGTCTCTGAACCGCGGTGCGGTCACCACGGGGCCCTCCTCCGAAACCCTCGCCTCCTCGCCCCCACCACCACGACCCCCTACTCTGCGCTGCCAGCCTTTCCTGGCCCCGCCTCCTACCTCCTCGAGCTCTCACGGTGCCTTAACTCAGCAGCGCCGAAGAACCAATCAGCCGTGA